The Streptomyces sp. NBC_00483 genome contains the following window.
AGATCACCGGCGCCCTGCTGATCACGGCCACCGTCGGCGCGATGGTGCTCACGCACCGCGAGCGCACCGAACGGGCCAAGACGCAGCGCGAGTTGGCGGAGGAGCGGGTGCGCGAGGGCAAGCACCTCCCGCCGCTGCCCGCCCCGGGTGTCTACGCCCGGCACAACGCGGTGGACATCGCAGGCCTGCTGCCCGACGGCACCCCCTCGGAGCTCACGGTCATGCAGACGCTGCGCGAGCGCGGTCAGATCCGGGATGTCTCCGGTGAGGCGATGAGCGATCTGAAGGCTCTGGAGCAGCGGTCGTCCGACCGCCTGGAGCGCTCGGATCGCGACCGGGCCGAGGAGGCTTCTAAGTGAATCCGGTCAACTACCTGTATCTCGCCGCCCTGTTGTTCACGATCGGCGCCACCGGCGTGCTCATCAGGCGGAACGCGATCGTCGTGTTCATGTGCATCGAGCTGATGCTGAACGCGTGCAACCTCGCGTTCGTCGCGTTCTCCCGGATGCACGGCAATCTCGACGGCCAGATCATCGCGTTCTTCACGATGGTCGTCGCCGCCGCCGAGGTCGTGGTGGGGCTCGCGATCATCGTGTCGCTGTTCCGTTCCCGCCACTCGGCCTCGGTCGACGACGCCAGCCTGATGAAGCTGTAAGGGGTCGCTGAATCGTGGAGAACCTGATTGCGCTGCTCGTCGCAGCGCCACTGCTCGGAGCGGCCGTACTGCTGTGCGGCGGGCGGGCGTTGGACCGGGTGGGTCATCTGCTCGGCACACTGCTCGCGGCCGTCTCCTTCGTGATCGCCGTCGTGCTCTTCACCGACATGCTCGGCATGGGCCCGGAGGACCGCACGCTCAGCCAGCACCTGTTCAGCTGGATCCCCGTCGAGGGCTTCCAGGCGGACGTCGCCTTCCAGCTGGACCAGCTGTCGATGACGTTCGTCCTGCTGATCTCCGGTGTGGGCACGCTGATCCACCTGTACTCGATCGGCTACATGGAGCACGACGAGCGGCGCCGCCGCTTCTTCGGCTACCTGAACCTGTTCGTCGCGGCGATGCTCCTCCTGGTCATCGCCGACAACTACCTGCTGCTGTACGTCGGTTGGGAGGGTGTGGGCCTCGCCTCGTACCTGCTCATCGGCTTCTGGCAGCACAAGCCGAGCGCGGCCACCGCCGCGAAGAAGGCGTTCCTGGTCAACAGGGTCGGCGACATGGGTCTGTCCATCGCCATCATGTTGATGTTCACGACCTTCGGGACGTTCGCCTTCAAGCCGGTGCTCGACAGCGTCGGTGACACCTCCGAGGGCAAACTCACCGCGATCGGTCTGATGCTGCTGCTCGCCGCGTGCGGCAAGTCGGCGCAGGTGCCGCTGCAGTCCTGGCTCGGGGACGCGATGGAGGGCCCGACCCCGGTCTCGGCCCTCATCCACGCCGCGACCATGGTGACCGCGGGCGTCTACCTGATCGTCCGCTCCGGCGCGATCTTCAACGGGGCGCCGGACGCACAGCTCGTCGTCACCATCGTCGGCGCGGTCACGCTGCTGTTCGGTGCGATCGTCGGTTGCGCCAAGGACGACATCAAGAAGGCGCTCGCCGGCTCGACGATGTCGCAGATCGGCTACATGATCCTCGCCGCGGGCCTCGGCCCCATCGGCTACGTGTTCGCGATCATGCACCTGGTCACGCACGGCTTCTTCAAGGCGGGCCTGTTCCTCGGCGCCGGTTCGGTCATGCACGGCATGAACGACGAGGTCGACATGCGGAGGTTCGGCGGCCTGCGGAAGTACATGCCGGTCACCTTCGTGACGTTCGGCCTCGGGTATCTGGCGATCATCGGATTCCCGGGCCTGTCCGGCTTCTTCTCCAAGGACAAGATCATCGAGGCGGCGTTCGCCAAGGGCGGCACCGAGGGCTGGATCCTCGGCTCCGTCGCCCTCCTGGGCGCGGCCATCACGGCGTTCTACATGACTCGCGTGATGATCATGACCTTCTTCGGCGAGAAGCGCTGGCAGCCCGACGCGGAGGGCCACGAGCCGCACCCGCACGAGTCGCCCTCGTCCATGACGATCCCGATGATCGTGCTCGCGGTCGGCTCGGTCTTCGCCGGTGGCTTCTTCTCCATCGGGGACCGCTTCCTGCACTGGCTGGAGCCCGTCACCGGGCACGACCACGGGCACGCGCCCATCAGCGCGGGCGTGGTCACCGGAGCCACCATGGTGTGCCTGGTGATCGGTGTGGGTCTTGCCTGGGTCCAGTACGGGCGCCGCGAGGTTCCCGCCGTCGCCCCGCGCGGCTCGCTGCTCACCCGCGCCGCACGGCGTGACCTGCTCCAGGACGACTTCAACCACGTCGTTCTGGTGCGCGGTGGCGAGCACCTGACGCGCTCCCTCGTATACGTCGACCACACCTTGGTCGACGGGGTGGTCAACGGGACGGCGGCCTCGGTCGGCGGCCTCTCCGGTCGGCTGCGCAAACTCCAGAACGGCTACGTGCGCTCGTACGCCGTCTCGATGTTCGGCGGCGCGGCGCTCATCGCCGCGGTGACCCTGCTGATGAGGGCGGTCTGATACCGATGTCCTTTCCTCTGCTGACAGCGACGGCGGTACTGCCGGCCGTGGGCGCGATCGCCACGGCCGCCGTGCCGGCGAAGCAGCGCACCGCGGCCAAGTGGCTCGCGCTGCTGTTCTCGCTCGCCACCCTGGTGCTCGCGGCGGTGGTCGCGGTCCGCTTCGATCCGGGCGGCGGACGCTTCCAACTCACCGAATCCCACGCGTGGATCGCGGACTTCGGGGTCCGCTACGAGCTGGGTGTGGACGGCATCGCGGTGGCGCTCATCGCGCTGACCGCGCTGCTGATCCCGTTCGTGATCCTCGCGGGCTGGCACGACGCCGACCCGCAGGAGACCGGGAACACGAGGTGGCGCCCGACGCAGGGCTTCTTCGCCCTGATCCTCCTCGTCGAGGCGATGGTGATCATCTCCTTCGAGGCCACCGACGTCTTCCTCTTCTACATCTTCTTCGAAGCCATGCTCATCCCGATGTACTTCCTCATCGGCGGCTTCGGGGACCGGGCGGGCCAGCACGGCGAGAAGGAGGCCGCGACCCAACGCTCGTACGCGGCCGTCAAGTTCCTCCTCTACAACCTGGTCGGCGGCCTCATCATGCTGGCGGCCGTCATCGGCCTCTACGTAGTCGCGGGGAACTTCTCGCTCCAGGAGATCGCCGCCGCGCGGGCCAACGGCTCGCTCGACATGGCAACCAACACCGAGCGGCTGCTCTTCCTGGGCTTCTTCTTCGCCTTCGCGGTGAAGGCCCCGCTGTGGCCGCTGCACACCTGGCTGCCGAACGCGATGGGGGAGGCCACCACCCCGGTCGCCGTACTCATCACGGCAGTTGTCGACAAGGTCGGCACGTTCGCGATGCTCCGCTTCTGCCTCCAGCTGTTCCCGGAGGCGAGCAAGTGGGCGACGCCGGTGATCCTGGTGCTCGCCCTGATCAGCATCGTCTACGGGGCGCTGGTCGCGGTCGGCCAGCGCGACATCAAGCGCCTGATCGCCTTCGCGTCGATCTCGCACTTCGGCTTCATCATCATGGGCATCTTCGCGATGACCAGCCAGGGCCAGTCCGGCGCGACGCTCTACATGGTCAACCACGGGATCTCGACGGCGGCGCTGATGCTGGTCGCCGGCTTCCTGATCTCGCGGCGCGGTTCGCGGCTCATCGCGGACTACGGAGGCGTGCAGAAGGTCGCCCCGGTGCTCGCCGGTACGTTCCTGATCGGCGGCCTCGCCACTCTCTCGCTGCCGGGCCTCGCGCCCTTCGTGAGTGAATTCCTGGTCCTGGTCGGCACGTTCACGCGCTACCCGGTGATCGGCATCATCGCCACCTTCGGCATCGTGCTCGCCGCGCTCTACACGCTGGTTCTCTATCAGCGCACCATGACGGGCCCGGTGAAGCCGTCGACCGAGGGCATCGCGGATCTGCGGGTGCGTGAGCTCGCGGTCGTCGTCCCGCTGATCGGCGTACTGATCTTCCTCGGCGTCTACCCGAAGCCGCTCACCGAGCTGGTGAACCCGGCGGTCAAGCACACCCTGTCCGACGTCCACAAGAAGGACCCGAAGCCGGAAGTGGAGGCGGCTCACAAATGAGTGCACTGGTGAGTGCTTCTTCCGTCCACAGCCTGTGGACAACGGCGGCCGATCCGATCTCCAAGATCGACGCACCGAAGATCGAGTACGCGCAATTGTCGCCGACCTTGATCGTCATCGGTGCCGCCGTCCTGGGGATCCTGGTCGAGGCCCTGGTGCCGCGCCGGTCCCGCTACTACGTGCAGGTGTTCCTCGCGGTCGTCGCGCTCGCGGCCGCCTTCGCGGCGGTCGTGGGGCTCGCGGCCGGCGGGTACGGGACGACGAAGGCGCACATCGCGGCCATGGGCGCGATCGCCGTCGACGGCCCGGCGCTGTTCCTCCAAGGGACCATCCTGCTGTCCGGGATCGTCGCGATCTTCACGTTCGCCGAGCGGCGGCTCGACCCGGAGGCGCACGGCAACCGCGTCGACTCCTTCGCCGCGCAGGCCGCCTCCGTGCCCGGCAGCGACAGTGAAAAGGCGGCCATAAAGGCCGGGTTCACCACCACCGAGGTGTTCCCGCTGGCGCTCTTCGCGATCGGCGGCATGCTGGTCTTCCCCGCGGCGAACGACCTGCTGACGCTGTTCATCGCCCTGGAAGTCTTCTCGCTCCCGCTGTACCTGCTGTGCGCCGTGGCCCGCCGCAAGCGGCTCATGTCGCAGGAGGCCGCGGTCAAGTACTTCCTGCTCGGCGCCTTCGCGTCCGCCTTCACCCTGTTCGGCATCGCGCTCCTGTACGGCTACGCGGGCTCCGTCTCGTACGCCACGATCGCGAGCGTCGTCGACAGCTCGATCCAGAACGTGGATCCGGCCCTCGCCGACACCATGGGCAACGACGCGCTGCTGCTCATCGGCATGGCGCTGGTCGGCATGGGCCTGCTGTTCAAGGTCGGCGCCGTCCCGTTCCACATGTGGACGCCGGACGTGTACCAGGGCGCGCCGACGCCGGTGACCGGGTTCATGGCGGCGGCCACGAAGGTCGCGGCCTTCGGCGCGCTGCTGCGTCTGCTGTACGTCGTCCTGCCGGGGATGCGCTGGGACTGGCGTCCTGTCATGTGGGCCGTCGCCATCGTCACGATGCTGGGCGGCGCGATCGTCGCGATCACGCAGACCGACATCAAGCGGCTCCTCGCGTACTCCTCCATCGCGCACGCCGGCTTCATCCTGGCCGGTGTCATCGCGACCACGCCCGACGGGGTCTCGTCCGTCCTCTTCTACCTGGCCGCGTACTCCTTCGTGACCATCGGCGCCTTCGCCGTGGTGACGCTGGTGCGCGACGCGGGGGGCGAGGCGACGCACCTGTCGAAGTGGGCGGGGCTCGGGCGCAGGTCGCCGCTGGTGGCAGCGGTCTTCGCGGTGTTCCTGCTGGCCTTCGCCGGTATCCCGCTCACCTCCGGGTTCGCGGGCAAGTTCGCCGTGTTCAAGGCGGCGGCCGAGGGCGGCGCGGGCGCGCTCGTCGTGGTCGGTGTCGTGTCCTCGGCGATCGCCGCGTTCTTCTACATCCGCGTCATCGTCCTCATGTTCTTCAGCGAGCCGAAGGCGGACGGCCCGACCGTGGCCGTGCCCTCGCCGCTGACCATGACGACGATCGGGGTGGGCGTCGCGGTCACGATCGTGCTGGGGCTCGCGCCGCAGTACTTCCTGGACCTGGCGGGCCAGGCCGGGGTGTTTGTGCGGTAGCGGTAGCGATACCGCCGCCGTCGCGCATGGTGAGGCCCGGTCCCTGGGAGGGGGCCGGGCCTCCATGCGTCCAAGGAATGCTCCCAGGTGTCCAAGGAATGCCCCCAGCCTGTGGATAACTTTCCGGGGTGTCAGTCCGGACCCCTATCGTTACTGGAGAAGTCGAGACGAGCTGGACGCACGGGGGCAGGGCGATGGACGGGACACAGGTTATGAGCGAGGTGACCGGGAGCGAGGCGCTAGCCACGCTCCACCGGGTCTTCGGGTACGACGCTTTCCGCGGCGAGCAGGAAGCGATCATCGATCACGTGGTGGGCGGTGGGGACGCCGTCGTGCTCATGCCGACCGGTGGCGGCAAATCGCTCTGCTACCAGATCCCGGCGCTGGTCAGAGCCGGTACGGGGATCGTCGTCTCGCCGCTGATCGCGCTGATGCAGGACCAGGTGGACGCGCTGCGGGCGCTCGGGGTGCGCGCCGGGTTCATGAACTCGACGCAGGACTTCGAGGAGCGCCGCCTCGTGGAGGCCGAGTTCCTCGCGGGCGAGCTCGACCTGCTCTATCTGGCGCCCGAGCGGCTGCGTCTCGACTCCACGCTCGGACTGCTCTCCCGCGGCAAGGTCTCCCTCTTCGCGATCGACGAAGCACACTGTGTCGCGCAGTGGGGCCACGACTTCCGTCCCGACTATCTGACGCTGTCCGTGCTCGGCCAGAACTGGCCCGACGTGCCGCGCATCGCCCTGACCGCGACGGCGACGCACGCCACGCACCAGGAGATCACCCAGCGCCTCGGCATGCCGGACGCCAAGCACTTCGTGGCGAGCTTCGACCGGCCCAACATCCAGTACCGGATCGTCGGCAAGGCCGACCCGAAGAAGCAGCTGCTCAGCTTCCTCAAGCAGGAGCACGAGGGCGACGCGGGCATCGTCTACTGCCTGTCCCGCAAGTCCGTGGAGGCGACAGCCGAGTTCCTCAGTCGCAACGGGATCGAGGCGGTGCCGTACCACGCGGGCCTGGACGCGGGCACGCGTGCGAGGCACCAGTCGCGGTTCCTGCGCGAGGAGGGCCTCGTCGTCTGCGCGACCATCGCGTTCGGCATGGGCATCGACAAGCCGGACGTACGGTTCGTCGCCCACCTCGACCTGCCGAAGTCCGTCGAGGGCTACTACCAGGAGACGGGCCGTGCCGGGCGTGACGGCATGCCGTCGACGGCATGGATGGCGTACGGGCTGCAGGACGTGGTGCAGCAGCGGAAGCTGATCAACATGGGGGAGGGGGACGAGGCGTTCCGGCGCCGGGCCTCCGCCCACCTCGATTCGATGCTGGCGCTGTGCGAGACGGCGCAGTGCCGCCGGGCCCAGCTGCTCACCTACTTCGGGCAGGAGGGCGCCGAGTCCTGCGGCAACTGCGACACCTGCCTGTCGCCGCCCGAGACGTGGGACGGCACGGTCGCCGCGCAGAAGATCCTGTCGACCGTGGTGCGGCTGGAGCGGGAGCGGCGACAGAAGTTCGGCGCGGGCCAGATCATCGACATCCTGCTCGGCAAGCGCAGCGCCAAGGTCATCCAGTTCGACCACGACCAGCTCTCCGTCTTCGGTATCGGCGAGGAGCTGGCCGAGACCGAATGGCGGGGCGTGGTGCGGCAGTTGCTGGCGCAGGGGCTCATCGCCGTCGAGGGCGAGTACGGGACGCTGGTGCTCACCGAGGAGAGCGGCTCCGTGCTGGGGCGGCAGCGGGAGGTGCGGCTGCGCAAGGAGCCGAAGCCGGCGCCTCGTGCGGCGGTGGCCCGTGAGCGCAAGGGCAAGGCGCCCGCGGTCGAGCTGCCGGCGGAGGTGGCGCCGGTCTTCGAGGCGCTGCGGGCCTGGCGCGGGGCGCAGGCGAAGGAGCACGGGGTGCCGGCGTACGTCATCTTCCAGAATGCGACGCTCAGCGAGATCGCGCTGCAACAGCCCACGTCTCTGGACCAGTTGGGCACGATCGGTGGGGTGGGCGAGAAGAAGTTGGCTACGTGGGGGGAAGGTGTGCTGGGGGTTTTGGCGGGGCTCCGGGGTGACGCGGCGCCCTCCGGGGGCGGGCGGGACGACGAGCCCTGGCCCGATTATGTGGGCCAGGAGCCGCCGCCGGAGGATGAGCCGGTGCCGGAGGATGTGGACTGGTAGCACGGGGTGGGCGTCTCGGGGCTCTGCCCCGGACCCCGCGGGCTCTCGTCCAAAGAGCGGGGCTTAATTTGCTCACCCGGCCGGAGGGGCTTGCCCCGCCCCCGGTGTCACTCAGGTTGAGGGCACGATGCGGCCCGTGACCTCGCCCAGTTGGACCCTCGCGCCGTCCGGGCCGGGGGCCCAGGCGGAGAGGGTGACCACGTCGCCGTTCTCCAGGAAGCCGCGTTTGCCGTCGGGGAGGGGGAGTGGCTGTTGGCCGTTCCAGGTGATTTCGATCAGGGAGCCGCGCTCGTTTTCCTCCGTGCCGCTGATCGTGCCTGAGCCGTAGAGGTCGCCGGTGCGCAGGGAGGCGCCGTTGACCGTCATATGGGCGAGCATCTGGGCGCCCGTCCAGTACATGCCGGAGAAGGGGGGTTCGGAGATGACCTGGCCGTTGAGGGTGACCGTGATACGCAGGTCGTAGCCGGCCGGGTCTGCGGTCGCCTCGGGGCCGCTGTCGTCCAGGTAGGGGAGCAGCGGCACTGTCCGCTCCGGCGGGCCCACGCGGGCCGCGTCCAGGGCTTCGAGCGGGGTGATCCACGCGGAGATCGACGTCGCGAAAGACTTGCCGAGGTGCGGGCCGAGCGGCACCGTCTCCCAGTTCTGGATGTCGCGCGCCGACCAGTCGTTGAGGAGGCAGAGGCCGAAGACGTGGTCCCGGTAGGACGCCAGCGGGACCGGTGTGCCCTGCTGCGACGGGACACCCACCACGTAGCCGACCTCCGTCTCGATGTCGAGGCGGACGGACGGGCCGAAGACCGGGGCCGGGTCGGCCGGGGCCTTGCGCTGGCCCGAGGGGCGCACCACGTCCGTGCCGGAGACGACGACCGTGCCGGAGCGGCCGTGGTAACCCACCGGCATGTGCTTCCAGTTGGGCTTCAGGGGCTCCTCGTCGGGGCGGAAGAGGCGGCCGAGGTTCGAGGCGTGGTTCTCGGACGCGTAGAAGTCGACGTAGTCCGCGACCTCGAACGGGAGGTGCAGCGTGACCGAGGAGAGGGGGTGCAGGAAGGGGCGGACGACCTCGCGGTGGGCCGGGACCGTGACCCAGGCCGTCAGGGCGCGGCGCACGTCGGACCAGGTCGTACGACCGGCCGCCAGCAGGGAGTTGAGGCTCGGGCGGGCCAGGAGCGTGACGTACGGGGAGCCGAGGGCCGCGGCGGCGCCGCCCGCGTCCAGGACGTGATCCCCTATCCGGACGCCCACCGAGCGCCCGGCGCCGCCCGAAGTGCCGCTCGAAGCGTCGCCCGAAGTGCCGCCCGAGCCGCCGCCGGAGGCGTCGTCGGCGAGGGAGAAGACTCCGTACGGAAGGTTGTGCGGGCCGAAGGGGTGGCCTTCGGGAAGGTCGAGTGGGTCGAGACGGCCGAGCGGGGTGGGCTCGGACGCGGACTCGGAGGTGGCTGCGGGTGCCATGCCTGCGGGCCTCACTTTCCATTCGGGTGCGCCACACGTTACGTGGGAGGTGCCGTATAGCGGCAGTGCCTAAAGAGTTCGCAATGTCCGAATGACCCGTTGATGGAGTGGTGGGTTCCGGCTTAGCGTCATTGTCCGGTGGGCACGGACGGGGCTGAGCCCTGCATTCAAGGTCCGGGTCCAAGGGGGGACGCGTGGGGGGACCCGTGGCCGGGAGCACCAGGAGTGACGGCAGTGCCGGAGGCGTGCCGTTCGCCGTGGACCGTGATGTCCCGGGCCTGATCGTGAAGTTCGGCGACTATCCGTTGCACCACGGAGGAGTGGGCGCGATCCGCAGCCTGGGGCGCCTCGGCGTGCCGATGTACGCGATCACGGAGGACCGGTACACACCCGCGGCGGCCTCGCGTTATCTGCGCCGGGCCTTTACCTGGCGCACGACGGGCACGGAGGAACCGGAGCGGCTTGTCGAGGGGCTGCTGCGCGCCGCCCGCCGGATCGGCCGGCCGACGGTGCTGATCCCGACGGACGAGGAAGCCGCGGTCCTCATCGCCGAGCACCAGGACCCGCTCGCCGGTGCGGGCCTGCTCTTCCCGCGGGTGGAGCGGGAGTTGCCGCGCCGTCTCGCGAGCAAGCAGGGGCTGCACGAACTGTGCGTGGAGCACGGCATTCCGTCGCCGACGGCCGCGTTCCCGATGTCGTACGCGGACATCGAGGAGTTCGCGGTGAAGGCCCGGTTCCCGGTCGTGGCGAAGAACCGGGAGGCGTTCACGCGGCGCTCGCAGCCCGCCGTCAACGGGACCACGAAGATCGCGACCCCGGCAGGACTGCGTCAACTCGCCCTCGACTGGGGCGAGAAGCCCGGCGTGATCCTCCAGGAGTATCTGCCGCGCGAGGACGCCGAGGACTGGATCGTGCACGCGTACTTCGACCAGGACTCCACGCCGCTCGCGATGTTCACCGGGGTCAAGGTCCGCTCCTGGCCGCCGCACGCGGGCATGACGGCGAACGCGTACGTCGTCGACAATCCGGAACTCGCGGACGTCGCCGCACGTTTCATCAAACAGATCGGCTTCACCGGAATCATCGACCTCGACCTGCGCTTCGACCGGCGCGACGGACAGTACAAGCTGCTCGATTTCAATCCGCGGATGGGCGCCCAGTTCCGCCTCTTCGAGAACGAGGCGGGCGTCGATGTCGTCCGTGCCATGCACCTCGCACTCACCGGCCGCACCGTTCCGGAGGGGGAACAGCGGGCGGGACACCGCTACGTCGTCGAGAACATCGACCTGCCGGCCCTGCTGGCGTACCGGCGCAGCGGCTATACGACCCCGCACGCCCCGTCCCGCGCGAGCGGCACGGAGCTGGCGTGGTGGGCGGCCGACGATCCGCGGCCGTTCTTCACGATGCTCGCCCGGCTCGTAAGGCCCGGAGCGAAGCATCTGTACCAGCTGTGGCGGACCAACCGCCGCGGCAGCAGCACCGGTTCGGCCGCCTAGTACACCCGGCGGCAGGGCCGGAACGAAGTGGACGAAGTAGGTGACACGGCGTCGTCCTGGGGAGGGGCTTCGTGAATCATCCGGTAGCAGTCATTGGGGCGGGGCCCTACGGCCTGTCCACCGCGGCGCATTTGAGGGCGCGCGGGATACCCGTCAGGGTCTTCGGGGAACCCATGGTGAGCTGGCGCTCGCACATGCCCGAAGGCATGATCCTCAAGTCGGTGCCGTCCGCGTCGAACATCGACGCGCCGCAGCGCGGACACAAGCTGGTCGACTACTGCGACGCGGCAGGGATCAAGCGGCTCGTCACGGACGAGGACCTGATATCCGCCGACACGTTCGTGGCGTACGGCGACTGGTTCCAGAAGAGGCTGGTGCCCGAGCTCGAGCGGGTGCGGGTCGTCTCCGTGGACCGGCGCGGGCGCGAGGGCTTCGAGCTGAAGCTGGACTCGGGCGAGCAGTTCACGGCGCGGGCGGTGGTCGTCGCCACCGGCCTGTCCGGCCTGGAGCACCTGCCAGGGGAGTTCGCCGCGGCTGTGCCGGACGGACCTGCCCTCACGGGCCCGGTCTCGCACAGCGCGCAGCACCACGACCTGTCGCGGTTCGCGGGCAAGGAGCTGATCGTCGTCGGTGCGGGCCAGTCCGCGCTGGAGACGGCGGCGCTCGCTGCGGAGGCGGGCGCGACGGTGACGGTGGTCGGGCGCGGCAAGGGCCGGGTGCGCTTCGGGGCGCCGCCGTGGCAGCAGCCGAAGTTCCGCCCGGAGACTCCGTTCGGCAACGCGTGGTCGCTCTACGCGCTCACGTACTACCCGCACCCGTACCGCCGTCTCCCGCCGCAGGCGCGGCACTTCCTGGTCCGGAGGGTGCTCGGGCCGCTGGGCGCGTGGTGGCTGAAGGAGCGGTTCGAGGGCAAGGTCGCGGTGCGCGACGTCGCGGGGATCGAGCGGGTGACGGTGTCCCAGGGGGCGCCCGTCCTGAGCGTGCGCACGCTCGGCGGGCGCGCCGACGACCTGTCGGCCGACCATGTCATCGCGGCGACGGGGTACCGGGTGGACCTGGCGGCGATGCCGTTCCTGGGCGAGGGGCTGCGCACGCGGCTCGCCACCAGCCGGGGCACGCCGCGGCTCGGCGCCGGCTATGTGTCGTCCGTTCCCGGCCTGTACTTCACGGGCATGCTGGGCGGGTCCTCGTACGGCCCTGTCATGCGCTTCGTGTGTGGCACGGAGTTCGCCTCGCCGCGGCTCGCCCGGCACCTCGCGTCGGCGCACGGTTGACGGGTGTCACCCGCAACTACCGGTGTTCTTGGACCGGTTGACCGATCCGGGGTGTAACCCGAACAGATGACACGACCACGTCGTGACCGGCCGTACCTTGCCAGGGCGGCCGGTACTCGACGGGTCGGGGGGACGGCCGGTCCGTATTCTTCGGATCATGTCCGCACCCGCATATGCACTCATCGCCACTGACCTGGACGGCACGCTGCTGCGCGCCGACGACACGGTCTCCGACCGGACCCGCGACGCCCTGGCGGCGGCCGTCGCCGCGGGCGCCCGGCACATCGTGGTGACGGGGCGGCCCGCGCCCCGCGTGAAGCCGATCCTCGACGACCTCGGCGGGAGCGGACTCGCCGTGTGCGCGCAGGGGGCGCAGCTGTACGACGGCGTGCGGGACCGGCTGCTGTGGTCGCTGACGATCGACCGGGACCTCGCCGAGCAGGCCCTCGGGAAGATCGAGGCCGAGGTCGGACAGGTGTACGCGGCTGTCGACCAGGACGGGGTGGAGGGCCTCACGCTCATCGAGCCCGGCTACCTCATGCCGCATCCGACGCTGCCGGCGGTACGGGTCCGGGGGCGCGCGGCGCTCTGGGCCGAGCCGATCAGCAAGGTGCTGCTGCGCCACCCGTCGCTGTCCGACGACGAGTTGGCGGCGGTGGCGAGAGCCGCGGTGGGGCCGCTCGCCATCGTCACGATGTCCGGGCCCGGGACGGTCGAGTTGCAGCCGCGGGGCGTGACGAAGGCGACGGGGCTCAGCCTGGCCGCGGAGCGGCTCGGTGTGGGAGCCGCCGGCACGATTGCCTTCGGCGATATGCCGAACGATGTGCCGATGTTCGCGTGGGCGGGGCGGGGCGTCGCCGTGGCCAACGCGCATCCCGAGCTCAAGGCGGTCGCCGACGAGGTGACTTCGTCGAATGAGGAGGACGGGGTGGCGGTGGTCCTGGACAGGCTGCTGGCCTGACGGACCCACGCCACGGGGCTCCGCCCCGGACCCCGCGCCTCAAACGCCGGCGGGGCTGGAAAAGCTCAAGCGCCGGAGGGGCTGGAATTGCTACCCCGCCGTCCGCGGAATGCGCTTCTCCCACGTCCGGTGGAACACCACCTCGTCCCCGTCCCGGCAGATCACCTCGCTCGACGTGACGAACTCCGTTGCCGTGCAGGTGATTTCGGAGTGGGTTTCGACGTGGGCGTCCCAGGCCTGGTCCGGGCGGTGCAGGCGGATCGTCCAGTCGGAGCGGGTGCGGGCCGACAGGGGGTCGGACTCGTTGATGACGTACGTCTCCAGCGCGTCCTCGGTGAACTCCAGGCCGTCCGGGTACAGGCGCGTGCCGCCGTAGCGCGGGTCGACCTCCATGCGCCACTCGCCCGCCGCGACGTCCCGTACGACGAGGCGTTCCGGGCGCGGGCCCTCCAGCGTCTCCGGGTAGACCACCCCGAGCGGCTCCGACTGCTCGGGGCCGGCGAAGGCGATGTCACCGCCCGGTTCGGCGCCGCGCACCGGGAGTTCCAGCGCGCTGCCCACCGGGTCGAGCGTGAACCCGGCCTCCGAACCGGCCTGCGGCCAGATCCACGGCCAGTACGCGGACGAGACCGCGAGCCGGATGCGGTGCCCGGCGGGGAAGGCGTGGCCGATGCCGTTCAGGTCGAACGTCACGTCCTCCGTCGTCCCCGGCTCCCACGGCACGTTCTGATCGCGTCCGTGTCGGGAGGACAGGTTGAGGACGCCGCGCGTCACCAGCGT
Protein-coding sequences here:
- a CDS encoding NADH-quinone oxidoreductase subunit M, which gives rise to MSFPLLTATAVLPAVGAIATAAVPAKQRTAAKWLALLFSLATLVLAAVVAVRFDPGGGRFQLTESHAWIADFGVRYELGVDGIAVALIALTALLIPFVILAGWHDADPQETGNTRWRPTQGFFALILLVEAMVIISFEATDVFLFYIFFEAMLIPMYFLIGGFGDRAGQHGEKEAATQRSYAAVKFLLYNLVGGLIMLAAVIGLYVVAGNFSLQEIAAARANGSLDMATNTERLLFLGFFFAFAVKAPLWPLHTWLPNAMGEATTPVAVLITAVVDKVGTFAMLRFCLQLFPEASKWATPVILVLALISIVYGALVAVGQRDIKRLIAFASISHFGFIIMGIFAMTSQGQSGATLYMVNHGISTAALMLVAGFLISRRGSRLIADYGGVQKVAPVLAGTFLIGGLATLSLPGLAPFVSEFLVLVGTFTRYPVIGIIATFGIVLAALYTLVLYQRTMTGPVKPSTEGIADLRVRELAVVVPLIGVLIFLGVYPKPLTELVNPAVKHTLSDVHKKDPKPEVEAAHK
- the nuoN gene encoding NADH-quinone oxidoreductase subunit NuoN; protein product: MSASSVHSLWTTAADPISKIDAPKIEYAQLSPTLIVIGAAVLGILVEALVPRRSRYYVQVFLAVVALAAAFAAVVGLAAGGYGTTKAHIAAMGAIAVDGPALFLQGTILLSGIVAIFTFAERRLDPEAHGNRVDSFAAQAASVPGSDSEKAAIKAGFTTTEVFPLALFAIGGMLVFPAANDLLTLFIALEVFSLPLYLLCAVARRKRLMSQEAAVKYFLLGAFASAFTLFGIALLYGYAGSVSYATIASVVDSSIQNVDPALADTMGNDALLLIGMALVGMGLLFKVGAVPFHMWTPDVYQGAPTPVTGFMAAATKVAAFGALLRLLYVVLPGMRWDWRPVMWAVAIVTMLGGAIVAITQTDIKRLLAYSSIAHAGFILAGVIATTPDGVSSVLFYLAAYSFVTIGAFAVVTLVRDAGGEATHLSKWAGLGRRSPLVAAVFAVFLLAFAGIPLTSGFAGKFAVFKAAAEGGAGALVVVGVVSSAIAAFFYIRVIVLMFFSEPKADGPTVAVPSPLTMTTIGVGVAVTIVLGLAPQYFLDLAGQAGVFVR
- the nuoK gene encoding NADH-quinone oxidoreductase subunit NuoK, coding for MNPVNYLYLAALLFTIGATGVLIRRNAIVVFMCIELMLNACNLAFVAFSRMHGNLDGQIIAFFTMVVAAAEVVVGLAIIVSLFRSRHSASVDDASLMKL
- the nuoL gene encoding NADH-quinone oxidoreductase subunit L, which encodes MENLIALLVAAPLLGAAVLLCGGRALDRVGHLLGTLLAAVSFVIAVVLFTDMLGMGPEDRTLSQHLFSWIPVEGFQADVAFQLDQLSMTFVLLISGVGTLIHLYSIGYMEHDERRRRFFGYLNLFVAAMLLLVIADNYLLLYVGWEGVGLASYLLIGFWQHKPSAATAAKKAFLVNRVGDMGLSIAIMLMFTTFGTFAFKPVLDSVGDTSEGKLTAIGLMLLLAACGKSAQVPLQSWLGDAMEGPTPVSALIHAATMVTAGVYLIVRSGAIFNGAPDAQLVVTIVGAVTLLFGAIVGCAKDDIKKALAGSTMSQIGYMILAAGLGPIGYVFAIMHLVTHGFFKAGLFLGAGSVMHGMNDEVDMRRFGGLRKYMPVTFVTFGLGYLAIIGFPGLSGFFSKDKIIEAAFAKGGTEGWILGSVALLGAAITAFYMTRVMIMTFFGEKRWQPDAEGHEPHPHESPSSMTIPMIVLAVGSVFAGGFFSIGDRFLHWLEPVTGHDHGHAPISAGVVTGATMVCLVIGVGLAWVQYGRREVPAVAPRGSLLTRAARRDLLQDDFNHVVLVRGGEHLTRSLVYVDHTLVDGVVNGTAASVGGLSGRLRKLQNGYVRSYAVSMFGGAALIAAVTLLMRAV